In Paramisgurnus dabryanus chromosome 14, PD_genome_1.1, whole genome shotgun sequence, one genomic interval encodes:
- the creld1a gene encoding protein disulfide isomerase CRELD1, translated as MSRSQMFFLFAAFCSAHPELILGQNCSENCNACGGPEKDQCLQCHTGFSLHNNICVDIDECGTEQDQCPYNTYCLNSHGSYQCRACDKACIGCMGGGPARCRKCAPGYRSSGMKCIDIDECSEEGLACSGPNVFCVNTDGSFHCQCAEGFTRKGSSCERDLSAAGELKGLFDDIQDDEIAVLQQMFFGVVLCALATLAAKGDLVFTSIFMGALAAMAGYWLSDKSDRVMDALMKGR; from the exons ATGTCACGCTCTCAGATGTTTTTCTTATTTGCCGCATTCTGCTCGGCTCATCCTGAACTGATCTTGGGTCAGAACTGTTCAGAAAACTGCAATGCATGTGGAGGACCAGAAAAAGATCAATGTCTGCAGTGTCACACAGGATTCAGCCTACACAACAACATATGTGTGG ATATTGATGAATGTGGCACTGAACAGGATCAGTGTCCCTACAACACATACTGCTTGAACAGTCATGGGTCTTACCAGTGCAGAG CCTGCGACAAGGCTTGTATAGGTTGTATGGGTGGAGGACCTGCCCGCTGTCGAAAATGTGCTCCTGGATACAGATCCTCAGGAATGAAATGTATAG ATATAGATGAATGCAGTGAAGAGGGGTTGGCCTGTTCTGGTCCCAATGTCTTCTGTGTAAATACAGATGGCTCATTTCACTGTCAGTGTGCAGAAGGTTTTACACGCAAAGGCAGCAGCTGTGAGAGAGACCTGTCAGCAG CTGGTGAACTCAAAGGTCTTTTTGATGACATTCAGGATGATGAAATTGCGGTCCTACAGCAGATGTTTTTCGGTGTGGTGTTGTGTGCATTGGCCACATTAGCAGCAAAAGGAGATCTGGTGTTCACCTCCATTTTTATGGGGGCATTGGCTGCCATGGCTGGATACTGGCTGTCTGATAAGAGCGACCGAGTGATGGACGCCCTCATGAAGGGGAGATAA